The Algoriphagus sanaruensis genome window below encodes:
- a CDS encoding glycoside hydrolase family 43 protein, producing the protein MRKPISYLGLFMLAGFACSQPQDKNQTMEADSTASKFTHAPLVEHMYTADPSAHVFEGKIFIYPSHDIETDVAQDDMGSHFDMKDYHVFSMEKPGAPVIDHGVALKLEDVPWAGRQLWAPDAAEKAGKYYLYFPAKDKQDIFKIGVAVSDRPEGPFKAEPEPITGTFSMDPSAFQDGEEYYLLWGGIWGGQLQWYEDQKLVEGRKGPTDGIPAPDQKALMPYIAKLGSSMTELAEKPQEILILDESGEPIKAGDNSRRFFEAAWMHKYNGKYYLSYSTGDTHFIAYAIGDTPYGPFTYQGNVLDPVEGWTNHHSIVEFEGKWYLFYHDTQLSGDTPLRNIKMAELTYLPDGKIETVKPMK; encoded by the coding sequence ATGCGAAAACCAATTTCTTATCTCGGCCTGTTCATGTTGGCGGGATTTGCCTGTTCCCAGCCTCAAGATAAAAATCAGACTATGGAAGCAGATTCCACTGCTTCCAAATTCACCCATGCTCCACTGGTCGAGCATATGTACACGGCAGATCCCTCTGCCCATGTTTTTGAAGGTAAAATCTTCATTTATCCTTCGCACGATATTGAAACCGATGTAGCTCAAGATGACATGGGTTCGCATTTTGACATGAAGGATTACCACGTGTTTTCTATGGAAAAGCCAGGAGCTCCTGTGATTGATCACGGTGTAGCCTTGAAATTGGAAGATGTGCCTTGGGCCGGTCGTCAGCTATGGGCTCCGGATGCAGCCGAAAAAGCAGGGAAATATTACCTCTATTTCCCTGCTAAGGACAAGCAGGATATTTTCAAAATTGGTGTTGCAGTTTCTGATCGTCCGGAAGGACCTTTCAAAGCCGAGCCGGAACCCATCACTGGAACTTTCAGTATGGATCCCTCAGCTTTCCAGGATGGTGAGGAGTATTACCTACTTTGGGGCGGAATCTGGGGAGGCCAGCTGCAATGGTACGAGGATCAAAAGTTAGTTGAAGGAAGAAAAGGCCCGACTGACGGGATTCCAGCCCCTGACCAAAAAGCGTTGATGCCCTACATAGCCAAGCTAGGGAGCTCCATGACAGAACTTGCGGAAAAGCCTCAAGAAATCTTGATTCTAGACGAAAGTGGTGAACCGATTAAAGCCGGCGACAATTCACGACGATTCTTTGAGGCGGCCTGGATGCACAAATACAACGGAAAGTATTATTTGTCATACTCCACAGGGGATACGCATTTTATTGCTTATGCCATAGGCGATACACCGTATGGCCCATTCACCTACCAGGGAAATGTCTTGGATCCGGTCGAGGGTTGGACCAATCACCACTCAATTGTGGAGTTTGAAGGAAAATGGTACCTCTTTTATCACGATACCCAATTATCTGGCGATACGCCACTTCGAAATATAAAAATGGCAGAATTGACCTATTTGCCGGATGGAAAAATTGAGACTGTGAAGCCGATGAAATAA
- the thrC gene encoding threonine synthase gives MQYYSTNNPNHKVSLSEAVIKGLAPDNGLYMPERIHVLPQELIEKMSEMSFREIGYSVIGALFSEDLSEKQIHELVDHTLTFDAPIVKVEEDVYSLELFHGPTLAFKDFGARFCSKLMSMLVGDQSQKVRVLVATSGDTGSAVANGFLGVPGVEVIILFPKGKVSPLQEQQFTTLGQNITALEVDGVFDDCQTLVKQAFLDPELNQKLLLTSANSINIARWIPQCLYYFYAFSRLPKGGKKVVFAVPSGNFGNIGAGILAQQMGLPIDRFVAATNVNKVVPEYLHGSPFQAKPSVPTVSNSMDVGNPSNFPRLQALYGSDEELFRENVNGYFYTDAQTIEAIQAVQRFGYTLDPHGAVGYLGLKDFMSENPGYVGVFLETAHPGKFRDVVEEALGEKLVLPKRLAAFLQGEKQVIPMGKSFWEFKGFLKGLD, from the coding sequence ATGCAGTACTACAGCACCAACAATCCCAATCATAAAGTTTCGCTCTCCGAGGCGGTCATCAAAGGACTCGCGCCGGACAATGGGCTCTACATGCCTGAGCGGATTCATGTTTTGCCACAGGAACTCATCGAAAAGATGTCGGAAATGAGTTTTCGGGAGATCGGCTATTCCGTGATTGGAGCCTTGTTTTCGGAAGATTTAAGTGAAAAGCAGATCCACGAACTCGTGGATCATACCTTGACTTTTGATGCTCCGATCGTCAAAGTGGAAGAGGATGTCTACAGTTTGGAGCTGTTTCATGGGCCGACTTTGGCCTTCAAAGACTTTGGGGCTAGATTTTGCTCAAAGTTGATGAGCATGCTCGTAGGAGATCAAAGCCAAAAAGTTCGAGTGCTTGTCGCTACTTCCGGAGATACGGGAAGTGCCGTTGCCAATGGTTTTTTGGGCGTTCCAGGGGTGGAGGTTATTATCCTTTTTCCGAAGGGAAAAGTCAGTCCGCTACAAGAACAACAGTTTACGACCTTGGGACAAAACATCACCGCATTGGAAGTAGATGGCGTGTTTGATGATTGTCAGACGCTGGTAAAGCAGGCCTTTTTGGATCCTGAATTGAATCAAAAGTTACTTCTGACCTCCGCCAATTCAATTAACATTGCCCGTTGGATTCCTCAATGTCTGTACTACTTCTATGCTTTTTCCAGATTGCCAAAAGGAGGAAAAAAGGTCGTTTTTGCAGTTCCAAGCGGGAATTTTGGAAATATCGGAGCGGGGATTTTAGCCCAGCAAATGGGTTTACCGATCGACCGCTTTGTAGCAGCAACCAATGTAAATAAAGTAGTTCCGGAGTATTTGCATGGCTCACCCTTCCAAGCCAAGCCATCAGTTCCCACCGTTTCCAATTCCATGGATGTGGGAAATCCAAGCAATTTTCCAAGACTTCAGGCCCTGTATGGCAGTGATGAGGAGCTGTTTCGGGAAAATGTCAACGGCTATTTCTATACCGACGCTCAGACTATCGAGGCGATTCAAGCTGTGCAGCGATTTGGCTATACCCTCGATCCGCATGGGGCAGTGGGGTATTTGGGTTTGAAGGACTTTATGTCAGAAAATCCAGGTTATGTCGGAGTCTTTTTAGAGACCGCCCATCCAGGCAAATTCCGGGATGTGGTCGAGGAAGCCTTGGGTGAAAAATTAGTGTTACCGAAGCGATTGGCGGCTTTTCTGCAGGGAGAAAAACAGGTGATCCCGATGGGAAAAAGCTTTTGGGAGTTTAAGGGGTTTTTGAAGGGGTTGGATTGA
- a CDS encoding homoserine kinase has product MNSVRAFAPATVANVSCGFDILGFAIDAMGDVVEVRERNEPGLQVVSITGDGGRLPFEAEKNTCAVAIQAMLDELGQDIGMEIYLEKGLPLGSGMGSSAASAVAALVAANRLLGNPFEKKQLLPFAMVAEKVACGAGHADNVAPSLLGGFVLIRDYHPLDVIKLHVPDGLHCTLLHPHFELKTSDSRSVLRDSVSLKHSTIQSGNVAGLVAGLFQEDFELIGRSLRDVIAEPYRATLIPGFYEVKEAVKAAGALGMGISGSGPTLFSLSKGEQTVQSIIDAAQQVYDSIGLGVDAYHSAINTQGAFVLE; this is encoded by the coding sequence ATGAACTCGGTTAGAGCTTTTGCACCGGCTACTGTCGCCAATGTGTCTTGTGGATTCGATATTCTCGGATTTGCGATTGATGCGATGGGCGATGTGGTAGAGGTGAGAGAAAGGAATGAGCCAGGGCTTCAGGTAGTGTCGATCACTGGAGATGGTGGGAGGTTGCCTTTTGAAGCGGAGAAAAACACTTGTGCCGTAGCTATTCAGGCAATGCTCGATGAACTAGGACAGGACATCGGAATGGAAATTTACCTTGAAAAGGGACTTCCACTCGGTTCCGGTATGGGCTCAAGTGCGGCTAGCGCAGTGGCAGCTTTAGTTGCTGCCAATCGTTTATTAGGAAATCCATTTGAGAAAAAGCAATTGCTGCCTTTTGCTATGGTGGCTGAGAAAGTCGCTTGCGGTGCGGGACACGCGGACAATGTAGCCCCGAGTTTGCTCGGTGGATTTGTATTGATTCGCGATTACCATCCCCTAGATGTGATCAAGCTTCATGTGCCTGATGGTTTGCATTGCACGCTTTTGCATCCGCATTTTGAGTTGAAGACATCCGATTCCAGGTCGGTTTTGCGGGATAGCGTTTCCTTAAAGCATTCCACGATTCAGTCAGGAAATGTGGCTGGATTGGTCGCCGGGTTATTTCAGGAAGATTTTGAGTTAATTGGTCGTTCCCTTCGAGATGTTATTGCTGAGCCTTATCGGGCTACCTTGATTCCAGGTTTTTACGAAGTAAAAGAGGCCGTCAAAGCTGCTGGAGCACTTGGGATGGGAATTTCGGGTTCTGGACCGACTCTCTTCTCCCTTTCCAAAGGAGAACAAACCGTCCAATCCATCATTGACGCAGCACAGCAGGTGTATGATTCCATCGGTCTCGGTGTGGATGCTTACCATTCTGCGATTAATACCCAAGGAGCTTTTGTCCTCGAATAA
- the thrA gene encoding bifunctional aspartate kinase/homoserine dehydrogenase I: MKIIKFGGSSVANPENIKKVFAILQDKLRHHEVAVVFSAFGGVTESLLTIARLAREGDQAYRDLLQTLEEKHLDIVRQLIAVQNQSTVMTYVKVRFKELEDLFHGIFLIKENSARTLDYVASFGERLSAFILAEAMAGKGIKTQFVDARDVIRTNDRFGQARVDYEITNSLIREFFAQNEGVKVITGFIASTAKGETTTLGRSGSDYTAAIFAGALEATDLEIWTDVSGVLTSDPKLVYTAFTIPQLSYNEAMELSHFGAKVIFPATMQPAMKKNIPIYIKNTFEPENPGTLINGEVSHGALIKGISSMSNISIVTVQGAGLIEGGATVSRVFKALAEAKVNIVLISQASSEHSICLAIKTQESYMAKEAIEKEFFYEIKSGEMDQVSLLHGLATIAVVGENMKQNPGASGRMFRALGQNNINVAAIAQGSSELNISAVIPQPDLQKALNALHEAFFLSENKVLHVFLVGTGLIGKALMKMIAHQQHKLLNDNELDVQIHGIANSRYMAFHEDGFDLKHPHELSESDQPMDLDKFITQMEEMNFSNSVFVDCTASQDVADTYARILEAKVAIVTPNKKANSSSMENYRALKRIAKRRGVKFLYETNVAAGLPVINTLQDLMLSGDKVIRIEAVLSGSMNFIFSELENGAPFSEVVKVAKEKGYTEPDPRDDLSGMDVARKILILGREAEQELEFDDISIQSMVPSDCQHAKTLDEFFDKLKGHDADFAKLLADAKAKGEKLRFMATLEDGKAKVGLKSLPESHPFSSLKGSDNMILLTTDRYHDRPMIIRGPGAGADVTAAGVFADVIRIGNYTRE, translated from the coding sequence ATGAAGATTATAAAGTTTGGAGGTTCATCCGTAGCGAACCCCGAGAATATCAAAAAAGTTTTTGCCATCCTTCAGGACAAGCTGAGACACCATGAAGTAGCCGTTGTTTTTTCCGCTTTTGGAGGAGTCACTGAGAGTTTACTCACCATCGCAAGGCTTGCCCGGGAAGGTGACCAAGCTTATCGAGATCTGCTTCAGACCCTAGAAGAAAAGCATCTTGACATTGTCCGTCAACTCATAGCTGTCCAAAACCAATCCACTGTGATGACCTATGTAAAGGTCAGATTCAAAGAGTTGGAGGACCTTTTTCACGGCATTTTTCTTATCAAAGAAAATTCAGCTCGGACGCTTGACTATGTAGCCAGCTTTGGAGAGCGACTTTCGGCATTCATCTTGGCGGAAGCTATGGCGGGAAAAGGCATCAAAACGCAGTTTGTGGATGCGCGAGATGTCATCCGAACCAATGATCGCTTTGGTCAGGCTAGAGTCGATTATGAAATCACGAATTCTTTGATTCGAGAATTTTTTGCCCAAAATGAAGGTGTTAAAGTTATTACTGGCTTTATCGCGTCTACTGCCAAAGGTGAAACCACCACTTTGGGAAGATCGGGTTCTGATTATACAGCAGCCATATTTGCCGGAGCTTTGGAAGCGACTGATCTTGAAATTTGGACAGACGTTTCTGGAGTTTTGACCTCCGATCCAAAGTTGGTTTATACCGCATTTACCATTCCTCAGCTAAGCTACAATGAGGCAATGGAGCTTTCTCACTTTGGAGCTAAAGTGATCTTCCCTGCCACGATGCAGCCGGCAATGAAGAAAAACATCCCGATTTACATCAAAAACACCTTTGAGCCTGAAAATCCAGGAACTCTAATCAATGGAGAAGTTAGCCATGGTGCATTGATCAAAGGGATCAGTTCGATGTCAAATATTTCTATCGTGACTGTTCAGGGTGCAGGTTTGATTGAAGGTGGAGCTACGGTAAGTAGGGTTTTCAAAGCTTTGGCTGAAGCAAAAGTCAATATTGTGTTGATTTCCCAGGCATCCTCTGAGCACAGTATCTGCCTAGCGATCAAAACGCAAGAATCGTACATGGCGAAGGAAGCGATCGAAAAGGAGTTTTTCTATGAAATCAAATCCGGAGAAATGGATCAGGTTTCCCTGCTTCATGGTTTGGCAACGATCGCCGTGGTTGGGGAAAATATGAAGCAAAATCCGGGAGCTTCGGGCCGTATGTTCCGTGCTTTAGGACAAAATAATATCAACGTTGCGGCTATTGCACAAGGAAGTTCAGAATTGAATATCTCAGCGGTGATTCCACAGCCTGATTTGCAAAAGGCTCTTAACGCGCTGCATGAGGCATTTTTCCTTTCTGAAAACAAAGTGCTTCACGTGTTTTTGGTGGGTACAGGCCTGATTGGAAAAGCATTGATGAAAATGATTGCCCATCAACAGCACAAGCTTTTAAATGATAATGAGCTGGATGTTCAGATTCACGGTATTGCCAATAGCCGATACATGGCATTTCACGAAGATGGCTTTGATCTAAAGCATCCTCATGAATTGAGTGAATCAGATCAACCGATGGATTTGGATAAGTTTATTACTCAAATGGAGGAAATGAACTTCTCCAATTCAGTGTTTGTCGATTGCACAGCCAGTCAAGATGTCGCGGATACTTATGCTCGAATTTTGGAAGCTAAAGTGGCCATAGTAACGCCAAATAAGAAGGCGAATTCCTCTTCAATGGAAAACTACCGGGCGCTGAAACGAATTGCAAAACGTCGAGGAGTCAAATTTCTCTACGAAACCAACGTGGCTGCAGGACTTCCGGTGATCAATACCTTGCAGGATTTGATGCTTTCCGGGGACAAAGTCATCCGCATCGAAGCGGTGCTAAGCGGTTCGATGAACTTTATTTTCTCCGAACTCGAAAATGGAGCGCCTTTCTCTGAAGTGGTGAAAGTAGCCAAAGAAAAAGGCTATACCGAACCCGACCCTCGGGATGACCTGAGCGGAATGGACGTGGCCCGAAAAATCCTGATCCTTGGTCGAGAAGCTGAGCAAGAATTGGAATTCGACGATATTTCTATTCAAAGCATGGTTCCTTCGGACTGTCAGCATGCCAAGACGTTGGATGAGTTTTTTGACAAGCTGAAAGGTCACGACGCTGACTTTGCTAAGCTCTTGGCTGATGCAAAAGCCAAAGGTGAAAAATTGCGCTTCATGGCTACACTTGAAGATGGCAAAGCTAAAGTTGGCTTGAAATCTTTACCGGAATCCCATCCTTTCTCCAGTTTGAAAGGAAGTGACAACATGATCTTGTTGACCACCGATCGCTATCATGATCGCCCGATGATCATTCGAGGTCCAGGTGCGGGAGCAGATGTGACTGCGGCTGGAGTATTTGCAGACGTGATTCGAATCGGTAACTACACTCGAGAATAA
- a CDS encoding nuclear transport factor 2 family protein, translated as MKKSILTIAILIGAIFTGFGQTPEQEVESVIRSLFEGMKSKNADQVAAAFSKDALMQTVIAKPEGSSVGSNAVADFVQRIASTPAETMLDEQILDYQIKVDGTMASAWTPYKFFVNGNFSHCGVNSFQLVKLAEGWKIVYIIDTRRKENCQ; from the coding sequence ATGAAAAAATCCATTTTAACCATAGCTATCCTAATCGGTGCAATTTTCACGGGCTTTGGCCAAACCCCAGAGCAAGAAGTGGAATCAGTCATTCGAAGTCTTTTTGAAGGGATGAAAAGTAAAAATGCCGATCAGGTAGCTGCTGCCTTTTCAAAAGATGCCTTGATGCAGACGGTTATTGCCAAGCCTGAAGGAAGTTCAGTGGGTAGCAATGCCGTGGCGGATTTTGTCCAGCGAATCGCTTCAACACCTGCTGAAACTATGCTTGATGAGCAAATATTGGACTATCAAATCAAGGTAGATGGCACCATGGCTTCAGCATGGACTCCTTATAAATTTTTCGTCAATGGCAATTTTAGCCATTGTGGCGTCAACTCATTCCAGCTGGTCAAATTAGCAGAGGGCTGGAAAATTGTTTACATCATTGATACGCGTAGAAAAGAAAACTGCCAATAA
- a CDS encoding SDR family NAD(P)-dependent oxidoreductase: MSRNIIVTGAAGALGSAVVEKFKREGYYVIGLLRPDSGESAEEADDTYEVDVTNSAAVLDFVKECQMQYGEIDAIAMIVGGFALGSIEETKMEDLNKMFTLNFFSAFNLVQSFLPVFKKQNKGTFLFVGARPALQLADATSSVAYALSKKLVISLAEILAEEIKGTEIRSHIFVPSIIDTKANRDSMPDSDFSKWVNPADIAEAMHYAVNTPALRNMTFKLFGGV; the protein is encoded by the coding sequence ATGAGTAGAAATATTATAGTAACAGGAGCAGCAGGTGCATTGGGGTCGGCTGTGGTCGAGAAGTTCAAACGTGAAGGCTATTATGTTATTGGATTACTTCGCCCTGATTCAGGAGAAAGTGCTGAAGAAGCAGATGATACCTATGAGGTAGATGTGACCAATTCTGCAGCAGTTTTGGATTTTGTGAAAGAATGCCAAATGCAGTACGGAGAAATTGACGCCATTGCCATGATTGTCGGGGGATTTGCATTGGGGTCGATCGAGGAGACCAAAATGGAAGATTTGAATAAGATGTTCACCCTAAATTTTTTCAGCGCATTTAACCTGGTGCAAAGCTTTCTTCCCGTATTCAAGAAGCAGAACAAAGGGACTTTTTTATTTGTAGGCGCTCGCCCCGCACTTCAATTGGCCGATGCCACTTCTTCAGTTGCTTATGCTTTAAGTAAAAAACTGGTGATTTCTTTGGCTGAAATTTTGGCGGAAGAAATCAAGGGGACTGAGATTCGCTCGCATATCTTTGTGCCGAGTATAATTGATACAAAAGCAAATCGCGATTCTATGCCAGATTCGGATTTTTCCAAATGGGTTAATCCGGCTGACATAGCAGAGGCGATGCATTATGCCGTTAATACTCCAGCATTACGAAATATGACCTTTAAACTATTTGGAGGGGTTTGA
- a CDS encoding mechanosensitive ion channel family protein — protein MNQLKSSIRIKENTRRRNFAFKFIFLILLEILYNFDTFIHLEFEKYPILNHVGRALIFLLSANLIFSLGRFITLGVYLRQREDSKVQPNFVVGIDRIATLLNVIAILISLMLAFGIRPLEFLTSITIVAAAIALLTKEYITNIVNGLIMMFSDQLEIGDKIQIGKHTGFIRDITLINLVLKNDSGEIILIPNTMALTSDVVNFSKNNTHQVIFDFEVPSNQDLDLNALEKHLCAPLEGHQEVVFVDGAQLNVIERKADNLLIRFQFPIRSGEKSKEIQLKKEINQALLHWNYESRKA, from the coding sequence ATGAATCAGCTCAAATCCAGCATTCGAATCAAGGAAAACACACGCAGAAGAAACTTTGCCTTCAAATTCATTTTCCTGATCCTATTAGAAATCCTATACAATTTCGACACCTTCATTCATCTGGAATTTGAAAAATACCCGATTTTAAATCACGTCGGTCGAGCCTTGATTTTTTTACTCAGTGCCAATTTGATTTTTTCTCTGGGAAGATTTATCACGTTGGGCGTGTACCTCCGACAACGAGAAGACTCCAAGGTTCAGCCTAATTTTGTGGTAGGAATAGACCGAATTGCCACACTTTTAAATGTAATCGCCATTCTTATTTCCCTGATGTTGGCCTTTGGAATCCGCCCATTGGAATTTTTGACCAGTATCACCATTGTGGCAGCGGCGATTGCACTTTTGACCAAAGAATACATCACCAATATCGTCAATGGATTGATCATGATGTTTTCGGATCAATTGGAGATCGGCGATAAAATCCAAATCGGTAAACACACGGGCTTCATTAGAGACATAACTCTGATTAATCTTGTCTTGAAAAATGACTCAGGAGAGATTATCCTTATCCCGAATACAATGGCACTCACGAGTGATGTCGTCAATTTTTCAAAAAACAATACTCACCAAGTCATATTTGATTTTGAGGTCCCATCCAATCAGGATTTGGACCTCAATGCATTAGAAAAACATCTCTGCGCACCATTGGAAGGGCATCAAGAAGTAGTCTTTGTGGATGGAGCTCAACTCAATGTGATCGAACGAAAAGCTGACAACTTGCTCATCCGATTCCAATTTCCAATCAGATCAGGAGAAAAATCAAAGGAGATTCAGCTCAAAAAAGAAATCAATCAAGCCCTACTCCATTGGAATTATGAAAGCAGAAAAGCCTAA
- a CDS encoding MGMT family protein: MKAEKPNYFDLVYQVVREIPKGRVTSYGAIANYLGLKSGARMVGYAMNAAHALPDVPAQRVVNRQGLLTGKHHFGSPTRMQELLEGDGVQIENDQVVNFEAVFWDPEKELGF, from the coding sequence ATGAAAGCAGAAAAGCCTAACTATTTTGACCTTGTATATCAGGTTGTTCGGGAAATACCGAAGGGACGAGTGACTAGTTATGGTGCAATTGCCAATTATCTCGGCTTAAAAAGCGGGGCAAGAATGGTTGGCTACGCGATGAATGCCGCACATGCACTTCCAGATGTCCCTGCCCAGCGCGTAGTGAATCGACAAGGATTGCTAACTGGTAAGCATCATTTTGGTAGTCCAACACGAATGCAGGAGTTACTCGAAGGCGATGGTGTGCAAATTGAAAATGATCAGGTTGTCAATTTCGAAGCTGTATTTTGGGATCCAGAAAAAGAGCTTGGCTTTTAA